In Mytilus trossulus isolate FHL-02 chromosome 6, PNRI_Mtr1.1.1.hap1, whole genome shotgun sequence, a single window of DNA contains:
- the LOC134721015 gene encoding uncharacterized protein LOC134721015, which yields MKLILPCCLFALLALKCVQGSPRKNKVKKTGPSCPRYPTRYEGESLVIEIEKGECEMVIASMNMHEQNVDKVKSFRKRVKAVLRKVNMPTVTFRSLMTIYEEGSSRTPSNGISNNVVPGSQVNNTSQITVINPNTDIGSQYPGQEVGNKCTKTDYRFVGPVLIIDTVPGECQMMIVAHGDRKNKVFKRLNKKGKPIRPRKKIMFEYIDEQFF from the exons CGTTATTGGCGCTTAAATGTGTACAAGGATCACCTCGGAAAAACAAAGTCAAGAAAACTGGACCAAGCTGTCCTAGATATCCTACTAGATATGAGGGAGAATCGTTGGTCATTGAGATTGAAAAGGGGGAGTGTGAAAT GGTCATAGCATCTATGAATATGCACGAACAGAATGTAGATAAAGTGAAGTCTTTTAGAAAACGTGTGAAAGCTGTATTGAG AAAAGTCAACATGCCAACTGTTACCTTCCGTTCTTTGATGACTATTTATGAAGAAGGATCCAGTCGAACACCAAGCAATGGAATAAGTAATAATGTGGTACCTGGAAGTCAAGTCAATAATACTTCTCAAATAACAGTCATCAATCCAAACACAGACATAGGATCGCAATATCCAGGACAGGAAGTTGGTAATAAATGTACGAAAACGGACTACAGATTTGTTGGACCTGTTCTAATTATTGACACAGTCCCGGGAGAGTGCCAGAT GATGATAGTTGCACATGGAGACAGAAAGAATAAAGTGTTTAAACGTctgaataaaaaaggaaaaccaaTAAGACCAAG GAAAAAGATCATGTTTGAATATATCGACGAACAATTTTTCTGA